In Methanocaldococcus lauensis, a single genomic region encodes these proteins:
- a CDS encoding DNA topoisomerase IV subunit A, giving the protein MVKLPAISKKPREIAKQKIIELAKKMYDDLMKGKRPKITMPIRSLSNAVFDKKKGSFTLVGKEKARTLTVNQAKIFAQTAKMLEFAKQLLESDDFSTLREAYYVSKNWGEARFDDQQASNNVIEDLEAALGVLREHLGFIPEEDGSAVVGPLKIIEETPEGELVVDCTKLGTGAYNIPNDVTKLNLETNADFVLAIETSGMFARLNAERFWDKHNCILVSLKGVPARATRRFIKRLNEEHDLPVLVFTDGDPYGYLNIYRTLKVGSGKAIHLADKLSIPAARLIGVTPQDIIDYDLPTHPLKEQDIKRIKDGLKNDDFVRSFPEWQKALKQMLDMGVRAEQQSLAKYGLKYVVNTYLPEKIKDESTWLP; this is encoded by the coding sequence ATGGTAAAACTTCCTGCTATTTCTAAAAAGCCAAGAGAAATTGCAAAACAGAAAATTATTGAATTAGCTAAAAAAATGTATGATGACTTAATGAAAGGTAAAAGGCCAAAAATAACAATGCCAATAAGAAGTTTATCTAATGCTGTATTTGATAAAAAAAAGGGTTCATTTACTTTAGTAGGTAAAGAAAAGGCAAGAACTTTAACTGTTAATCAGGCAAAAATCTTTGCTCAAACTGCAAAAATGTTAGAATTTGCTAAACAATTATTAGAATCTGATGATTTTTCTACTCTAAGAGAGGCATATTATGTTTCAAAAAACTGGGGTGAAGCGAGATTTGATGATCAGCAAGCATCAAACAATGTTATTGAAGACTTAGAGGCGGCTTTAGGGGTATTGAGAGAACATCTTGGATTTATTCCAGAGGAGGATGGTTCTGCAGTCGTAGGGCCTTTAAAAATTATTGAAGAAACTCCAGAGGGAGAATTGGTTGTAGATTGTACAAAATTAGGAACTGGGGCATATAATATTCCAAACGATGTAACTAAGTTGAATCTTGAAACCAATGCCGACTTTGTATTAGCTATTGAAACATCTGGTATGTTTGCGAGATTAAACGCTGAAAGATTTTGGGATAAACATAACTGTATATTGGTTTCTTTAAAAGGAGTTCCAGCAAGAGCCACAAGAAGATTTATAAAAAGGCTTAATGAAGAACACGATCTCCCAGTTTTAGTATTCACTGATGGAGACCCTTATGGATATTTAAACATATATAGAACTTTAAAAGTTGGTAGTGGTAAAGCAATACATTTGGCAGATAAACTTTCAATTCCTGCGGCAAGATTGATAGGTGTAACTCCTCAAGATATTATTGATTACGATTTGCCAACTCATCCTTTAAAGGAGCAAGATATTAAGAGAATAAAAGATGGTTTAAAGAATGATGATTTTGTAAGAAGTTTCCCAGAATGGCAGAAGGCATTAAAACAAATGCTTGATATGGGTGTAAGAGCAGAACAACAATCTTTAGCAAAATATGGTTTAAAGTATGTAGTAAATACTTACTTACCAGAAAAAATTAAAGATGAGAGTACTTGGCTACCTTAA
- a CDS encoding protein translocase SEC61 complex subunit gamma produces MNIDIDINKKIDELKEFLEECKRVWLVIKKPTMEEYINVAKITALGITLLGVIGYIIHVPATYIKNIIKPPSTPKV; encoded by the coding sequence ATGAATATAGATATTGACATTAATAAAAAAATAGATGAACTAAAGGAGTTTCTTGAAGAGTGTAAAAGAGTTTGGTTAGTAATTAAAAAACCTACAATGGAAGAATATATAAATGTTGCTAAAATTACAGCATTGGGAATAACATTATTAGGTGTAATTGGTTACATAATCCATGTCCCTGCGACATATATAAAAAATATAATAAAACCTCCAAGCACTCCAAAAGTATAA
- a CDS encoding 50S ribosomal protein L11, with product MAKEVVEVLITGGKATAGPPLGPAIGPLGVNVMQVVKEINEKTKDYEGMQVPVKVIVDTETRKFEIEVGIPPTTALIKKELGIETAAHEPRHEVVGNLTLEQVIKIAKMKMDSMLSYTLKNAVKEVLGTCGSMGVTVEGKDPKEVQKEIDAGVYDEYFKEDEKAKQKE from the coding sequence ATGGCTAAGGAAGTCGTAGAAGTTTTAATTACTGGAGGTAAGGCTACAGCAGGGCCACCATTAGGACCAGCAATAGGTCCTTTAGGAGTTAATGTTATGCAGGTTGTTAAAGAGATTAACGAAAAAACTAAAGACTATGAGGGAATGCAAGTTCCAGTTAAAGTTATAGTTGATACTGAAACAAGAAAATTCGAGATTGAAGTTGGAATCCCTCCAACAACTGCTTTAATTAAAAAAGAGTTAGGTATAGAAACAGCAGCTCACGAACCAAGACACGAAGTTGTTGGTAACTTAACATTAGAGCAAGTTATTAAAATTGCAAAAATGAAAATGGATTCAATGTTATCATACACTTTAAAGAATGCTGTAAAAGAAGTTTTAGGAACTTGTGGCTCTATGGGAGTAACAGTTGAAGGAAAAGATCCTAAAGAAGTTCAAAAAGAAATTGATGCTGGAGTATATGATGAATACTTTAAAGAAGATGAAAAAGCTAAACAAAAAGAATAA
- the ftsZ gene encoding cell division protein FtsZ → MKFLKKILDEENKVEEFEELELSPEDKELLEYLQQTKAKITVVGCGGAGNNTITRLKLEGIEGAKTIAINTDAQQLIRTKADKKILIGKKLTRGLGAGGNPKIGEEAAKESAEEIKAAIQDSDMVFITCGLGGGTGTGSAPVVAEIAKKIGALTVAVVTLPFEMEGKIRMKNAMEGLERLKQHTDTLVVIPNEKLFEIVPNMPLKVAFKVADEVLINAVKGLVELITKEGLINVDFADVKAVMSDGGLAMIGIGESDSEKRAKEAINMALNSPLLDVDIDGATGALIHVMGPEDLTLEEAKEVVATVSSRLDPNATIIWGATIDEKLENTVKVLLVVTGVQSRIEFGESGIKRKKTELLNIPKI, encoded by the coding sequence GTGAAATTTTTGAAAAAAATATTAGATGAAGAAAATAAAGTTGAGGAGTTTGAAGAGTTAGAGCTATCTCCTGAAGATAAGGAGTTGTTAGAATATTTGCAACAAACTAAAGCTAAAATTACTGTGGTAGGTTGTGGAGGAGCTGGAAACAATACAATTACAAGATTAAAATTAGAGGGAATAGAGGGAGCTAAAACTATAGCAATTAACACAGATGCCCAACAGTTAATAAGGACTAAGGCAGACAAAAAAATATTAATTGGGAAAAAATTAACAAGAGGTTTAGGAGCAGGAGGTAATCCAAAGATTGGTGAAGAAGCGGCAAAAGAAAGCGCTGAAGAAATTAAAGCGGCAATTCAAGATTCCGATATGGTATTTATAACCTGTGGATTAGGTGGAGGAACTGGGACAGGATCAGCTCCAGTAGTTGCAGAGATAGCCAAAAAAATTGGAGCATTAACTGTAGCAGTAGTTACTCTACCTTTTGAAATGGAGGGTAAAATCAGAATGAAAAATGCTATGGAAGGATTAGAAAGATTAAAACAACATACTGATACATTAGTTGTAATACCTAACGAAAAGTTATTTGAAATCGTTCCAAATATGCCTCTAAAAGTAGCTTTTAAAGTGGCTGATGAAGTTTTAATCAATGCTGTAAAAGGGTTAGTAGAATTAATAACCAAAGAGGGATTAATTAATGTGGACTTTGCTGATGTAAAGGCAGTTATGAGCGATGGAGGCTTAGCGATGATTGGAATCGGGGAAAGTGATAGTGAAAAGAGAGCTAAAGAAGCTATAAATATGGCACTAAACTCCCCACTGTTAGATGTAGATATAGATGGAGCTACAGGGGCTTTAATTCATGTTATGGGTCCAGAGGACTTAACATTGGAAGAGGCAAAAGAAGTAGTAGCAACAGTGTCTTCAAGATTAGATCCTAACGCTACAATAATTTGGGGAGCTACTATTGACGAAAAATTAGAGAATACAGTTAAAGTTTTATTAGTAGTTACAGGGGTTCAATCAAGAATTGAGTTTGGAGAGTCTGGAATAAAAAGAAAAAAGACAGAGTTATTGAATATCCCAAAAATTTAA
- a CDS encoding transcription elongation factor Spt5 encodes MIFAVRTMVGQEKNIAELMASRAEKEQLNVYSILATESLKGYVLVEAETKGDVEELIKRMPRVRGIVPGTIAIEEIEPLLTPKKIIENIEKGDVVEIIAGPFKGERAKVIRVDKNKEEVTLELENAMVPIPITLSVEGVKIVSKHKD; translated from the coding sequence ATGATTTTTGCTGTAAGAACTATGGTTGGTCAGGAGAAAAATATTGCTGAATTAATGGCAAGTAGGGCTGAAAAGGAGCAATTAAATGTTTATTCAATATTGGCTACTGAGTCTTTAAAAGGGTATGTTTTAGTTGAGGCAGAAACAAAAGGGGATGTAGAAGAATTAATAAAAAGAATGCCAAGAGTTAGAGGAATAGTTCCTGGAACTATAGCAATTGAAGAAATTGAACCACTATTAACTCCAAAGAAAATTATTGAAAATATTGAGAAAGGAGATGTTGTTGAAATTATTGCAGGTCCTTTTAAAGGAGAAAGGGCTAAAGTTATTAGAGTAGATAAAAATAAAGAGGAAGTTACCTTAGAACTTGAAAATGCTATGGTTCCGATACCAATAACATTATCTGTTGAAGGTGTTAAGATAGTTTCAAAACATAAAGATTAA